In a genomic window of Gadus chalcogrammus isolate NIFS_2021 chromosome 17, NIFS_Gcha_1.0, whole genome shotgun sequence:
- the LOC130369872 gene encoding fidgetin-like protein 2 — protein sequence MTAMLFTWVFLQAILLWDIECSPIKKGFAAPYKGGYSQDPWGAQPKQQLYPSHETSGSMSGPGAQGLSSGALPSPPPTGFNGGYSSPTGSSQGSWAIPPRMFAGGSRAASDSHAGPKGQMAAPRPPPGPEFVPGELLNIESTMEDGRYESETQERGVPPPPSYGAAVGQAEAFPSPAALMPQASFGYFYPYDALFITGQYPPGTYTQSSSSVERGRDDWQENRYIRYDYPAKDQEPQMQSYSQYSDQSYQPAEPEGPGKGQDVEQQFQAYEGQWVG from the exons ATGACAGCAATGCTCTTTACATG GGTCTTCCTGCAAGCTATCCTGCTTTGGGATATCGAATGTAGCCCTATTAAAAAAG GGTTTGCCGCACCGTATAAAGGCGGGTATTCTCAAGATCCGTGGGGTGCCCAACCCAAACAGCAGCTGTACCCCAGCCATGAAACCTCTGGCTCCATGTCTGGACCCGGTGCACAGGGTTTGTCCTCGGGGGCGctgccttctcctccccctacaGGATTCAACGGAGGCTATTCTTCCCCAACAGGCTCATCTCAAG GCTCCTGGGCAATTCCTCCACGCATGTTCGCTGGTGGGTCAAGAGCCGCTTCTGACAGTCACGCTGGCCCCAAGGGACAAATGGCCGCCCCCCGACCCCCACCTGGACCAGAGTTCGTCCCAGGAGAGCTGCTGAACATCGAGAGCACAATGGAGGACGGACGCTATGAGTCTGAGACCCAGGAACGCGGTGTACCCCCACCGCCATCGTATGGAGCTGCTGTAGGACAGGCGGAGGCCTTCCCCAGCCCTGCAGCCCTTATGCCCCAGGCTTCATTCGGGTATTTCTACCCTTACGATGCGCTGTTCATCACTGGCCAGTATCCTCCAGGAACCTACACCCAGTCCAGCAGTAGTGTTGAGCGTGGCAGAGATGACTGGCAGGAAAACCGCTACATCCGATATGACTACCCCGCCAAGGACCAGGAACCGCAGATGCAGAGTTACTCACAATACTCGGATCAGAGCTACCAGCCGGCCGAGCCAGAAGGACCTGGAAAAGGCCAGGATGTGGAGCAGCAGTTCCAGGCCTATGAAGGTCAATGGGTAGGCTGA